A single genomic interval of Brevibacillus brevis harbors:
- a CDS encoding DUF1116 domain-containing protein, translating into MSKINELFNGKIHAINVGIEFFKDDIIKQNANASHLDWKPPGGGKPELINALDRLENVAVAEKIAAANKLAVERIINSQPMLVGFDQAINVVPGMTKTTILHAGPPITWDKMCGAMKGAVTGAIVFEGLAKDIEEAEQVAASGAITFSPCHEHNCVGSMAGVTSASMFMHVVKNKTYGNVAYTNLSEQMAKILRMGANDESVIARLNWMRDVLGPMLRDAMKIAGEIDLRLMLAQALHMGDECHNRNNAGTSLLIQALTPYILETEFTKEQKREVFDFVASSDYFSGPTWMAMCKCALDAAHGIENSTIVTTMARNGVEFGIRVSGMAGNTWFTGPAQKVIGPMFAGYKPEDSGLDIGDSAITETYGIGGFAMAAAPAIVALVGGTVEEAIGFSTTMKEITTAENPNVTIPLLDFSGVPTGIDIRQVIQTGILPIINTAIAHKDAGIGMIGAGITYPPMEAFEKALLAVTETISE; encoded by the coding sequence ATGAGCAAAATCAACGAGCTGTTTAACGGGAAAATTCATGCGATCAACGTAGGGATCGAGTTTTTCAAAGACGATATCATCAAGCAAAATGCGAATGCGTCTCATCTGGATTGGAAGCCACCAGGCGGCGGAAAGCCTGAGCTGATCAACGCTCTCGACAGACTGGAAAACGTTGCTGTCGCTGAGAAAATCGCTGCGGCAAACAAGCTGGCGGTAGAGCGTATCATCAACTCCCAGCCGATGCTCGTTGGCTTCGACCAAGCGATCAATGTAGTACCGGGCATGACCAAAACCACGATTCTGCACGCAGGTCCACCTATTACATGGGACAAAATGTGCGGCGCGATGAAAGGTGCCGTAACTGGCGCAATTGTATTCGAGGGCTTGGCAAAAGACATCGAGGAAGCTGAACAGGTAGCTGCGTCTGGCGCGATCACGTTCTCTCCATGCCACGAACACAACTGCGTAGGTTCCATGGCAGGTGTCACATCTGCTTCGATGTTCATGCATGTGGTGAAAAACAAAACGTATGGCAACGTCGCTTATACCAACCTCAGTGAGCAAATGGCTAAAATTTTGCGCATGGGTGCCAACGATGAAAGTGTCATCGCTCGTCTGAACTGGATGCGCGATGTATTGGGACCGATGCTGCGTGATGCGATGAAAATTGCAGGTGAAATCGATCTGCGTCTCATGCTGGCGCAAGCACTGCACATGGGTGACGAATGCCACAACCGCAACAATGCAGGTACGAGCTTGTTGATTCAAGCGCTGACTCCGTACATTTTGGAGACAGAATTCACAAAAGAACAAAAGCGCGAAGTATTCGATTTCGTAGCGAGCAGCGATTACTTCTCTGGTCCGACATGGATGGCGATGTGCAAATGCGCGCTGGATGCAGCACATGGAATCGAGAACAGCACGATTGTCACCACAATGGCGCGCAATGGCGTAGAGTTCGGTATCCGTGTAAGCGGTATGGCTGGCAACACATGGTTTACTGGACCAGCACAAAAGGTAATCGGTCCGATGTTTGCCGGCTACAAGCCAGAGGATTCCGGCTTGGATATCGGGGACAGTGCGATCACCGAAACATATGGGATCGGTGGCTTCGCGATGGCAGCAGCTCCAGCGATTGTCGCGCTCGTAGGCGGAACGGTTGAAGAAGCGATCGGATTCTCCACCACGATGAAAGAAATCACGACAGCAGAAAATCCAAACGTCACGATTCCACTCTTGGACTTTAGCGGAGTACCGACAGGAATCGATATTCGTCAGGTGATCCAAACAGGCATTCTGCCGATTATCAACACCGCCATTGCGCATAAAGACGCAGGCATCGGCATGATCGGTGCGGGCATTACGTATCCGCCAATGGAAGCTTTTGAAAAGGCATTGCTCGCAGTGACGGAAACGATTAGCGAATAG
- the fdrA gene encoding acyl-CoA synthetase FdrA, protein MSTKVVIKQSTYFDSVSLMSLSTKANQIEGVEQAVIAMGTDMNKEVLKNVGLLTPELEAAKTSDLMIVVKAATDELCESALMAIEELFKKKGGSKSATEIKYSTIDSAAASIPEANLAVISVNGAFAAREARKALENDLHVMLFSDNVSIEEEIALKQFAHEKGLLMMGPDCGTAIIGNVALCFGNAVRKGNIGIVGASGTGSQEVSVRIHDFGGGITQLIGTGGRDLSEQVGGIMMLDGIKALEEDEATKVIVLISKPPAPSVQEKVLAQVKSCKKPVVVYFIGGEETAVLEAGGHFAKTSKEAAIKAVVLAGANEDELNKRALNWPLIEEVRAKLTPEQKYVRGLFCGGTLCDEAMYLAMDKYEDVYSNIQKKADYKLKNIHESKAHTFLDMGDDDFTNGKPHPMIDPSTRIARFLEEAKDPSVGVILMDFILGFGSHEDPVGVMLPAIIEAKAQAAKEGRHLEILGYVLGTDLDTPNFDEQVKKLMDAGVTIASSSTNAGLLAREFVAKGE, encoded by the coding sequence ATGTCTACCAAAGTCGTAATCAAGCAAAGCACGTATTTTGACTCGGTATCCCTGATGTCTCTATCCACAAAAGCGAATCAAATTGAAGGTGTCGAACAAGCGGTTATCGCGATGGGCACCGACATGAACAAAGAGGTATTGAAAAACGTAGGCTTGCTCACACCTGAGCTGGAAGCAGCGAAAACGAGTGACTTGATGATCGTGGTGAAGGCAGCGACAGACGAGCTGTGCGAGAGCGCTCTCATGGCTATCGAAGAACTGTTCAAGAAAAAAGGCGGCAGCAAATCAGCAACGGAGATCAAATACTCCACGATTGATTCAGCGGCAGCCAGCATTCCAGAGGCAAACCTCGCTGTCATTTCGGTAAACGGTGCATTCGCTGCGAGAGAAGCGAGAAAAGCATTGGAAAACGATTTGCACGTCATGCTGTTCAGCGACAATGTAAGCATCGAGGAAGAAATCGCCCTCAAGCAATTCGCGCATGAAAAAGGCCTCTTGATGATGGGACCTGACTGCGGTACAGCGATTATCGGCAATGTGGCCCTTTGCTTCGGAAACGCCGTGAGAAAAGGCAACATCGGGATCGTAGGTGCATCTGGTACAGGCAGCCAGGAGGTAAGCGTGCGTATTCACGACTTCGGCGGCGGTATCACGCAGCTGATCGGTACAGGCGGTCGCGACCTCTCCGAGCAAGTCGGCGGCATCATGATGCTCGACGGAATCAAAGCACTGGAAGAGGATGAGGCGACAAAGGTCATCGTGCTCATTTCCAAGCCGCCGGCACCAAGTGTTCAGGAAAAAGTGTTGGCACAAGTGAAAAGCTGCAAAAAACCTGTGGTTGTGTACTTCATTGGTGGAGAAGAGACAGCAGTTCTCGAGGCAGGCGGACATTTTGCCAAGACGAGCAAGGAAGCAGCCATCAAAGCAGTTGTGCTGGCTGGTGCCAACGAAGACGAGCTTAACAAGCGCGCACTCAACTGGCCGCTGATTGAAGAAGTCCGGGCAAAGCTGACACCTGAACAAAAATACGTTCGCGGGCTGTTCTGTGGTGGTACGCTGTGCGACGAAGCCATGTACCTCGCAATGGACAAGTATGAAGACGTATACAGCAACATCCAAAAGAAAGCAGATTACAAGCTGAAAAACATCCATGAGAGCAAGGCTCACACTTTCCTCGACATGGGTGATGACGACTTTACAAATGGCAAGCCGCATCCGATGATCGATCCTTCCACGCGCATCGCAAGATTTTTGGAAGAAGCAAAAGATCCTTCCGTTGGGGTCATTCTGATGGACTTCATCTTGGGCTTCGGTTCCCACGAAGATCCAGTAGGCGTGATGCTGCCAGCGATCATCGAAGCAAAGGCGCAGGCTGCCAAGGAAGGCAGACATCTGGAAATCCTGGGCTACGTGCTGGGAACCGACCTCGATACACCGAACTTCGATGAACAAGTGAAGAAGCTGATGGATGCGGGCGTAACGATTGCAAGCAGCAGCACGAATGCAGGTCTTCTGGCTAGAGAATTTGTTGCGAAAGGGGAATAA
- a CDS encoding DUF2877 domain-containing protein, translating into MARANFSGTVHSIFERTINLTCSENGELYTIGNHQLDNAPNTLIIDVKGFSELGLSVNTPVITEDSTLVIGTDLRIWIQQATKWEGELPSYPCDIEGIDVLRRNVAFTKNYVDVYGKTGGMKMSSQPASPFEKEMSRMLIQRAGMLSDDLANNRIGSATQHAISLIGLGPGLTPSGDDFLVGLCSVYKMRNISSCLACPFFDEIIRSSQALTNEISAITLKKAAHGQVRESLNNLLSCMVSGSMEELVPALDKIIGIGSSSGTDILLGILCGLERNLEAGGNVCLPKS; encoded by the coding sequence TTGGCACGAGCAAACTTTAGCGGGACCGTACACAGTATTTTTGAGCGAACGATCAATTTGACATGCAGCGAAAACGGGGAATTGTACACCATTGGCAACCATCAGCTAGACAATGCACCGAACACGCTCATCATTGATGTTAAAGGCTTTTCGGAGCTGGGGCTGTCCGTTAACACTCCGGTCATTACGGAAGATAGCACGCTCGTTATTGGAACGGATTTGCGAATATGGATTCAGCAAGCAACAAAGTGGGAAGGTGAGCTTCCTTCCTATCCTTGTGACATAGAAGGCATAGATGTATTGCGCAGAAATGTGGCGTTCACGAAAAACTACGTGGACGTATACGGCAAGACGGGGGGCATGAAAATGTCCTCCCAACCTGCCAGTCCGTTTGAGAAAGAGATGTCCCGTATGCTGATTCAGCGTGCAGGTATGCTTTCCGACGATCTGGCGAACAACCGCATAGGGTCAGCTACTCAGCATGCGATAAGTCTTATCGGACTGGGGCCGGGGTTAACACCCTCAGGTGACGATTTTTTAGTGGGATTGTGCAGTGTATACAAAATGCGAAACATTTCCTCTTGTTTGGCATGCCCATTTTTCGATGAAATCATCCGTTCGTCCCAAGCATTAACGAACGAAATCAGTGCGATCACGCTGAAAAAAGCAGCCCATGGACAAGTAAGAGAGTCACTAAATAACTTACTTTCATGCATGGTGTCCGGCTCCATGGAAGAGCTTGTCCCTGCGTTAGACAAAATCATCGGGATCGGCTCGTCGTCGGGTACGGATATCCTGCTTGGTATCCTATGTGGTTTGGAACGAAATCTAGAAGCTGGAGGTAATGTATGTCTACCAAAGTCGTAA
- a CDS encoding ankyrin repeat domain-containing protein, which produces MTDKSVVQAFLEAAAEGNIEALKKHLEQGVDINARNRQKRTAILTAAMNDKLEAVSFLVEAGADVDLQDETCFNPFLFGCINGKLELVKMMIKAGTNLELLTRFGGVGITPACEKGHVDIVRELVTTTDINVNHTNFVGWTPLIEAIILGDGGEKQQTIIKLLIEHGCNVHMVDKYGVTPLELARRKGYTEIEKILLEAGAK; this is translated from the coding sequence ATGACAGACAAAAGCGTAGTACAAGCATTTCTCGAGGCAGCGGCTGAGGGAAATATCGAAGCACTGAAAAAGCATCTGGAGCAGGGCGTAGATATTAACGCAAGAAACAGACAAAAGCGTACAGCGATTCTGACTGCTGCCATGAACGACAAATTGGAAGCGGTATCGTTTTTGGTAGAAGCGGGTGCAGATGTAGATTTGCAGGATGAAACATGCTTCAACCCGTTCTTGTTCGGTTGCATCAACGGTAAGCTGGAGCTTGTCAAAATGATGATCAAGGCAGGAACAAATCTGGAGCTGTTGACTCGTTTTGGAGGAGTAGGGATTACACCTGCTTGCGAAAAAGGTCATGTGGACATCGTACGTGAGCTCGTAACGACGACTGACATCAACGTAAACCATACCAATTTTGTGGGTTGGACACCACTCATTGAAGCGATCATCTTAGGTGATGGCGGCGAGAAGCAACAAACGATCATCAAGCTGTTGATTGAGCATGGCTGCAATGTGCACATGGTAGATAAATACGGCGTAACACCGCTTGAGCTTGCGAGAAGAAAAGGCTACACCGAGATCGAAAAAATCTTGCTGGAAGCAGGAGCAAAGTAA
- a CDS encoding PucR family transcriptional regulator, producing the protein MLTIKDLLTIQSIDGIKIIAGEQGINNVVSIVNIMENPDAFDWLSSNELLLSTGYIFKDNPELQNKIIKELAEINCSGLCIKMHRYFDQIPQNMIDHANKYGLPLLALPFEYTLSKVIAIINEKASGRYDLLNRKTLDMHNALFRIALEGGGLDRIASELSETINNPILILDQDWHLLHYTEIWHNPIPLDSCLTLSKNRPVFTRDFTESVPKNISQIKKSIKRIYHAKDDEIKCRILPVAVANHIYGYIVVWQTVWELTEFDYIVLEQASTIVALERIKAREIEEVKLKIRQDFFDDLLTGKITSADSLQTLCDLHGLQSSYMYFCMVINIEPVELENLEDIIDRKYELDRIAKKCVDLVYDYASKAPGEVTCFYRNNRIIILIGQNEHRPVVSASEAKQFANELYSALVDKIKKTLFFIGVGRQYKNIASLHKSFSEAHEAIRLMQKFNSKGDVSHFDDYSVYHFLDSNIKDIELEDFFLKRLGKLYEHDQEFGTSLMVTLDNYFLYNQNVSEAAKAMFIHRNTFIYRIEKIKEILNMDLKNSEELLQIQLALKIGKLLHKE; encoded by the coding sequence GTGCTGACCATCAAAGATTTGCTTACCATTCAATCCATAGACGGCATCAAAATCATCGCCGGAGAGCAAGGCATCAATAACGTCGTCTCCATCGTCAATATCATGGAGAACCCGGATGCTTTTGACTGGCTGTCTTCCAATGAATTACTGCTCTCCACCGGATATATTTTCAAGGACAATCCCGAGCTGCAAAATAAAATCATCAAGGAGCTGGCGGAAATCAACTGCTCCGGTCTCTGCATCAAGATGCACCGCTATTTCGATCAAATCCCGCAAAACATGATTGATCATGCCAACAAGTATGGGCTCCCACTCTTGGCCCTGCCGTTTGAATATACGCTGTCTAAAGTGATTGCCATTATTAACGAGAAAGCCTCCGGGCGCTATGATTTGTTGAACCGCAAAACATTGGACATGCATAATGCCCTGTTTCGCATTGCGCTGGAAGGTGGCGGACTGGATCGGATCGCTTCCGAGCTGTCTGAGACGATCAACAATCCAATCCTTATTCTGGATCAGGACTGGCATCTCTTGCATTACACGGAAATCTGGCACAATCCGATTCCACTTGACTCCTGCCTGACCTTAAGCAAAAACAGGCCTGTTTTTACCCGTGACTTCACCGAGTCCGTCCCCAAAAATATTAGCCAGATCAAAAAGTCGATCAAGCGTATCTACCATGCGAAAGATGATGAGATTAAATGCAGAATTCTACCCGTTGCTGTAGCCAATCACATCTACGGATACATCGTCGTCTGGCAAACCGTTTGGGAGCTTACGGAATTTGACTATATCGTACTGGAACAGGCGTCCACCATCGTGGCGCTGGAGCGGATCAAGGCGAGGGAAATCGAGGAAGTGAAGCTGAAGATCAGACAAGACTTTTTCGATGACTTACTCACTGGTAAAATCACTTCGGCTGACTCGCTGCAAACCTTATGCGATTTGCACGGACTGCAATCGAGCTACATGTATTTTTGTATGGTTATTAATATCGAGCCGGTTGAGCTGGAAAATTTGGAGGATATTATCGATCGCAAGTACGAGCTGGATCGGATCGCCAAAAAATGCGTGGATCTTGTGTACGATTACGCGAGCAAAGCACCGGGAGAGGTGACCTGCTTTTATCGGAACAATCGGATCATCATTCTCATCGGGCAAAATGAACATCGCCCTGTGGTGTCTGCAAGTGAAGCGAAGCAATTCGCCAATGAGCTGTACAGCGCTCTCGTGGACAAAATCAAGAAAACCTTGTTCTTTATTGGGGTAGGACGCCAATATAAAAACATCGCTTCGCTTCATAAAAGTTTTTCCGAAGCACATGAAGCGATCCGCCTGATGCAGAAGTTCAACAGCAAGGGCGACGTCTCTCATTTCGATGATTACTCCGTCTATCATTTCCTGGATTCCAACATTAAGGACATTGAACTGGAAGACTTCTTTTTAAAGCGTTTGGGGAAACTCTACGAGCATGATCAAGAGTTCGGCACGAGCCTCATGGTAACCTTGGACAATTACTTTCTGTACAATCAAAACGTCAGTGAAGCGGCGAAAGCGATGTTCATTCACCGCAATACGTTTATTTACCGGATCGAGAAGATCAAAGAGATTTTGAACATGGATTTGAAAAACTCGGAGGAGCTGCTTCAAATCCAACTGGCGCTCAAGATCGGCAAGCTTTTGCACAAGGAGTAG
- a CDS encoding PH domain-containing protein: protein MFGKLAADALGLSNVGIVVKPADYDKVDADDYIMHEDNEKIYFLIKSKSDEYCFTNLGLVHLDGTSATSKKRMLRRYSYHTHPISDVYLETAGTVDLDVEIKFTMGSEHYSIDVNKKHLEELKDLYKALVKIASIMHDNELALQHAKESLHVAQSTLGRVTGQQADVASQFKSINQYTFDWLEDIRYKYVVKDFGKVFEKYIHN, encoded by the coding sequence ATGTTTGGAAAGCTTGCGGCAGACGCACTTGGCTTGAGCAATGTGGGAATCGTGGTAAAGCCAGCGGATTACGACAAGGTGGACGCTGATGATTACATCATGCACGAGGATAATGAAAAAATTTACTTTTTGATCAAATCAAAGTCCGACGAGTATTGCTTCACCAATCTGGGGCTGGTTCATCTGGATGGAACGAGTGCCACTAGCAAAAAGCGCATGCTGCGCCGCTATTCCTACCATACACACCCGATCTCTGACGTGTATTTGGAAACAGCCGGAACCGTCGATTTGGATGTCGAAATCAAGTTCACGATGGGCAGTGAGCACTACTCGATCGATGTAAACAAAAAGCATTTGGAGGAGCTAAAAGACCTCTACAAAGCTCTTGTGAAGATCGCATCGATTATGCACGATAACGAACTTGCGCTCCAGCATGCAAAAGAAAGCCTCCACGTCGCCCAAAGCACACTGGGTCGCGTAACAGGCCAGCAAGCAGACGTAGCTTCACAATTCAAGTCCATCAACCAATACACCTTCGATTGGCTGGAAGACATCCGATACAAGTATGTCGTTAAAGACTTTGGTAAAGTCTTTGAAAAATATATTCATAACTAA